The DNA window TGCAACCTTCTCACCGTCCTAGACCTTTCTGTTACAATTATAGCACCGGTAAGCTGAGTAAAGGATTGATAACTCGATTTGGTGAATTCATCCCTGAATTCTTCGAACACGGAATTAAGTTTTGTCGGTACTCCTACAACTTTGAACATTAATAATTAAAGATTTAATGGTGGTTATATGAAGGTTTGCCGAGAGCGTGGGAAAAGTGAAAATAGACCACCGGAAAAAAGTTGTCAACTAGAGTATTTAAATACTCTTGCCCAGAAATTAACTGTATAGTTTGTGAGGTATTAGGATGAAGGTTCTGGTAAGTGATCAGATACATGGGGCTGGTATAGAGCTTTTGAAAAAGGAAGCTGAAGTTGAGGTTGCCATCGGGCTAGATAAGGAGGAATTAATAGACAGAATTAAAGATAAGGATGCTCTTGTGGTTAGAAGTGCCACTAAGGTTACAAGAGATGTTCTGGAAGCAGCCGAAAAACTAAAAGTAATAGGAAGGGCGGGCGTGGGTGTTGATAATATTGATGTGAAATATGCAACCGAAAAGGGAGTGATTATTGTCAATGCTCCAACAGCCTCTTCAATAACTGTAGCTGAACTTACCATGGGGCTTATGATATCTCTGGCAAGAAATATTCCTCAGGCCAATGCCTCGATAAAGGCAGAAAAATGGGAGAAAAAGAAGTTTCTGGGTATAGAGCTTCGTGGAAAAACTCTCGGTATTATAGGTATGGGTAGAATAGGTTCGCAGGTTGTTAAGAAGGCAAAGGCTTTTGAGATGAAGTGCATTGCCTATGACCCATATATATCAAAGAGTATTGCCCAGGAGATAGGCGTTGAAATAGCTGAGAGTGTTGACGAAGTTTATAAGAATAGTGATTTTATCACTCTTCATGTGCCTATGACTGAACATACGAAGCATTTGATTAATAAAGATGCCTTTGATAAGATAAAAAAGGGTGTTTATTTGATAAATGCAGCGAGAGGTGGGATTATTGATGAAATGGCACTTTATGAAGCTTTAAAATCTGGAAAAGTTGGTGGAGCTGCTCTTGATGTATTTGAAAAGGAGCCGCCTTTTGGAAATCCTCTCCTCGAGATTGATAATTTCATAGGTACGCCACATCTGGGAGCAAGTACGGAAGAGGCTCAGCGCTTTGCTTCGACAATTGCCTGTGAAGAGGTTCTCAAAGTTCTCAGAGGCGAGCCACCCCTGAATGTTGTAAATATGCCGAGGTTATCTCCTGAGGTGCTTAACAGGTTGAAGCACCACATTAATCTGGCTGAAACTCTCGGCACTTTTGCTATTCAGATGGTTGAGGGCAGGATAAAGGATGTCGAAGTGGTATACTGCGGTACTCTTGCAG is part of the archaeon BMS3Bbin15 genome and encodes:
- the serA gene encoding D-3-phosphoglycerate dehydrogenase, whose protein sequence is MKVLVSDQIHGAGIELLKKEAEVEVAIGLDKEELIDRIKDKDALVVRSATKVTRDVLEAAEKLKVIGRAGVGVDNIDVKYATEKGVIIVNAPTASSITVAELTMGLMISLARNIPQANASIKAEKWEKKKFLGIELRGKTLGIIGMGRIGSQVVKKAKAFEMKCIAYDPYISKSIAQEIGVEIAESVDEVYKNSDFITLHVPMTEHTKHLINKDAFDKIKKGVYLINAARGGIIDEMALYEALKSGKVGGAALDVFEKEPPFGNPLLEIDNFIGTPHLGASTEEAQRFASTIACEEVLKVLRGEPPLNVVNMPRLSPEVLNRLKHHINLAETLGTFAIQMVEGRIKDVEVVYCGTLAEENQKDILTNAILKGLLNEILSESVNLLNAPVVAKNRDIRITEGKREDAGKYDNMIMLRVKTDLEETVLEGSSYGIETKIVSVNGYSVEVVPKGRMLVVHHEDKPGMIGGVSTLLGEQGINIGAMQVGRKEKSETQLMIIFIDHKVKKEVIEKISGIEGVRKVFSLNMGDENESY